From the Odocoileus virginianus isolate 20LAN1187 ecotype Illinois chromosome 20, Ovbor_1.2, whole genome shotgun sequence genome, the window AGGAATATCAGAGAATGTTtaatgaaaaatggaagaaaagaggaTAATTTAGATTCAtgtagatacacatatatgttactTGGATACATTACCTCACAAAGTCAACCTATGGCATTTATAATCTTAAAACCAAATATCAAAAATGCCAGTAACAAGCAGTGCAGTGCTATAGTTATATTAGCATAGTATTTTTCTGAGTTTAAGACAAATCGATATATTTGAATGGAGCCTAAGATTTAAATGTTACATACAATCACTATTCAAAAGAAGCATTAACTGTTTCTATATATCAAGTTATTGTGGTAAAGAATAGAAAATCCTCAAGATTTGCTTTTAATAACAGAATTCTCTTTAGGTCTGAGATCTCCCTTTTCAGTTCCATTTTCCACAAGGAAACAAACtagaagtggggtgggggagttgaCTGTGTCTGGCAAATCAGAGAAAATAACTAGTCTGAGTTAaaaactgaagctgaaatgcaacagttgttttacttggtgtcataccaaaaaaaaaaaaaaaagactaacatgttttcttcatttttaaaatgtctgattTCTAATACCAGAACTGGTTATGTGGCCTATTAAAATTTCTGATAAATGTTTCTGAAAAACTAATTATTTCTAACAAGTCTGTGCATGTATTATAAAGTAATATGATCCTTAAATTAATGTGCTTCAATCACCTGTTGCAAAATCATGCTCTCAGAGACCACAGAGATTAGTGATACATTTGacagtaaatttaaataaatggatgttaagttaccattaaaattttaaattttatttcatgttttatagTAAAGATatgatttcagaaatatttttttgcaaAGTATCTGCATCTAATTGGAAATGTAAGTCCATTATGACATGTATTCCATGTAGTCTCTCTACTCCTatccctattttttttaattttcagaagctTTAAAGAAACAGCATAAACAATAAACTCATATATTATTACAATCCAGAATCAACTAATGTTTTCTCATATTTACttggaatctttatttttttaataagatagATATTTAGATACAAAACTGAAGTATTGTTCATCCACCATGATTGGCCCCATTTCCCTTCTACTCCCTTCCTTTCTAGAGACAACCATTTTTAGGAATTGAGTGTGTATCCTTCCAATCCATTCTTCATAGttttacataaaaatgtttaCCCATAACCAATGCTTTAATACTAGTGTTGGTTAGTGTTGATTTAATTCAAACACAGGTATAGTTATAATATATTCAACACTTCATTTTCACTCTACATGACTTTCAGATCTTTCTGTTAATACATATAGATTTAATTTGTTATACTTAACTGCTAGAGAGTATTCTACAGGGTGACTACATCACATTTTATCAACCATCTCCAAAGTGACAGacatttgtttccaattttttgctATATTAATATAActcatgctgcaatgaacattaaaGAAACAGGACTCCCTGGGTACATGTATCAGTTTCttcactatatgtatatatactcaaGAATGGGTATTCTGGAAtgtgttttcaaaattctttcctactccaaagtttgaaaaaaaattcccctACAAAACTCTTATATTATTAAGTTTTGCTCTTTGAGTTCTAGTCTTCAatacttttgaactttttaataaatactttataatGTATGACAACAGCAAAGTTCTAGTATTTTTCCACATGAAGAATCAATTACCCTGAGACCATTTTTTGAATTATCCAGATTTTTCTACCAATTTGAGATTACCACCTCTATGAACTGCCAATTTCCCTTACAAACATGCATATATTTCTGGATATAATATCCTGGCACAATCTTTGTTTTCAAGAGCAAGTAATTTTGATGGTTATACATGTAGTAAAACATGTaacaaaataatgacaattttgtctttgtttcacATCTTTACACCTTGCATATCTTTGTCTGAATATATCAGGTAGGCCTTCTAGAACCATGTTGATTAGTGTCCATGACTGGATCCTTAATGAGAATGCTCCCAAAAGTCCAGCATGAATATGTTTGTTGTGGGGGTATTGGGGGTATAGGTTTTCATGATAGTATGATAGTTATTTCTCAGTGTATTACATTTTGAGTTGTTCCTGTAGGTTTTTCCATATTCATGTCACTTTACTGTAAAATGAATTTTCTGATATATTGTTTAGTATGACTTCTATTGAAGGTTTTCCTAAACTCAAGACATTCATAGAGCTTTAATGAGTATGAATTCTCTGGTGTCTAATATGATGTGACTTCTGGCTAaaagctttcccacattcattacacTGATAAGGTTTTTCTCCAGTATGGATTCTCATATGCAGAGCAAGAGTTGAGAACTGAgagaaggctttcccacattcattgcAACCATAGGGCTTCTCACCTGTATGGCTTCTCATATGCACAGTAAGAGATGAGCTTTGACAGAAGGCTTTCCCACATATTTTACATTCATAAGGCTTATCACCTGTATGAATTCTCACATGTACAATAAGTGATGTGATTCGAGAGAAGGCTTTTCCACATTtattacattcatagggtttctctcctgtatgaaTATTGTGATGTTTAATGAGGTACTGCTTCTGCCTAAAGATTGTTCCACATTCATTACActtatagggtttctctccaaTATGAATTTTCTCATGCTCAGTGAGGTTTGATTTGCCactgaaggcttttccacattccttacatatataaggtttctctcctgtgtgacttCTCTGGTGTCTGATGAGGCTTGACTTCTGAATGAAAGCTTTCCCACACCCTttacattcataaggtttctctccagtatgaattctttgaTGGATAATGAGGTTTTCTTTCTGGCTAAAGGCTTTTCCACACTCATTACATTTAAAGGGTTTCTTTCCACTATGGATATTCTGATGTTTGACGAGGTATTGCTTCTGGCTGAAGGCTCTTCCACATTGGTTACATTCAaagggtttctctcctgtatgaaTTTTCTCATGCTCAGAGAGATATGATTTGCCACTgaaggctttgccacattcttTACATGCATAGGGTTTGTTTCCAATATGATTTCTCTGGTGTTTAATAAGGCTTGACATCTGAATAGAAGCTTTCCCacattcataaggtttctctccagtatgatgTTTTTGATGAGTAAGCAAGTTTCCTTTCTGGCTAAAGGCTTTTCCACATTTATTACATTGATATTTCTTTCCTGTATGACTTCTCAAATGTAGAGTAAGGGATGAGACTCGAGAGAACACTTTACCACATTCAGTACATTCATGTGATTTCTCTGCAGTATGCATTTTCTTATGCTCTGTGAGGTTTTGCTTCAGGCTAAATGTTTTTCCACACTCATTACATTCATAaagtttctctccagtatgaatttgATCATGCTGAAGGAGATCTGATTCAGGCCGAAGGCTTTCCAGCATTCTTATCATGCACAGGTATTTTCTCCAACAAGAATTCCTTAGTATCTCTTGACATGTGACATAGGTGAAAGCTTTCCCACATTCAACATATGCAGATGGTTTCTCTCCAATAATAATTCTCTTCTAACAAAGTTGAATTTATGATGGAAGACTTTTCACACTGGTTATCCTGAGGTCAGATGATTATAAATTGGGATGAAATGTAGCATCCTCATTATATTCTTAATGGTTCTTTCTTAGATAGCTTCTCTCACTTAAGTGTAAGTTATGTCCAAATTTTTAAACTGAGTTCCATACATAGAGTAGTGGTCTTAAAGAATCAATGTCTGTGCTCAGAGGAAAtacttttctgagtttttttttttagctgtattTTATGAAGTTGTCtgagtttttctttaattgtattttctgagtttttcttaGCTGTATTTTCACAAAGAAGGATGCAACTTAACTCAAAGGTCTTTCCTGTggtatctttatttatttatacatttcccAGGCCTTTTCTGAAAGGGAgtacaaaaaaaagatcattgAAAAGAGTAActaactgtaaaatatttaatgCCTGGCATCTAGTGAACGTCTGATAAGGtagctatcatcatcatcatcatcattatcacacTTGTGAACTTCTctactatttttaataaaatttcagaaatgtaCAATTTAGGGCTTCTCTTGCGGTCCAGTTGCTAaaagtccacctgccaacgcaggggacatagTTCGATGCctggtcccacatgccatggagcaactaagcccacaagccacaactactgagcctgcatgctgctactcctgaagcccgagtgcctagagtccatgctccgcagcaggagaggccactgcagtAAAAGGCCTGCTCCTTGCAATGAAGAGTgtcccccactcactgcagctagagaaagtcccagtgcagcagcaaagacccagcacagccaaaagaataaaaaacagtgccatttaaaaacagacttttaatTTCAAACCTAACCTAACAGTATAAAAGAAAGCTCAAGTACAAATGACACCCATGGGTACATTAGCTTAAACTGGTTCTAAATGAAACAATGTATACTTTATAAATCAGTAAAATAAGGGAAAACATAAAGAACAGGTGACAGGATGAAAGAcaaacataacactgtaaagtgTACGATGAAGGGATAAAAAATGAATAGGAGTATTATTAAAGGGATGTGTGGTTAAATAAGATGTTTATTTCTACATCTTCCTGAAGCTCCATTAAAATGACAATAAGGGGATGAAGGGCATTATTCATAAAAATTGAAAGGCTGAGGAAACAACAATGGATGAAAGTATTAGGAAATGTTGAAAGGAAAGCGAATAAAGGACTAAACCACAAAACTGAGAGGCTTAAATAAAATGCTAGTAGATGAGGATGCCACTTAGATGAAAGGTAATTTGTGACACAGCTGTTGACAAAAAGGCTCTATAACTTTATGGACAGATTGAGTAAGAACTGAAAGTGGCTTATAAAATTATTACATAAGGAGAAGCTGATGCACCCAACTCTCCTAACTGGAAGGAAATTGGAATTTATTATCCAGAAAAGTGTAACTGAGAAACTCCAAATTTAGTTTTGACAGAGAAAGTAGATGAGAATGCCATACTGAAAGAGGGTGATAAGTAAAGatttatatatagtatagaaTCCCAACTTCTTTCTACTGCTAGACTACAGGAATGCTGGTAGTTGCCAGGTGTCAGATATGGAAGGGTTCTTgtctgaaaaaaatgagaaaatcatgaGAACCCTGATACTGACATTTGGAGtcatagaaaagaaagatatatatccaactgaatgtgTACAGTGAAGCCACCATTTTAACAGACCTACTCATGGACACTGATTATAATCAtcacagaaaatatgaaaaatgaatgcAGGAAATTTTCTGAGCCCCATCTTTCTTATTAGGGTGTTGATAATGATTAAAAttgactgtatttaaaataggtaaaacAGCTATATGAAATGCGAGAATAAACACCAATAGACACAGTCAGATGAGTTTAAGGTGGCTGTCTACATGAAGCAAGAACAGTGGGTAAGGAAGAATGGAGTAAGCACAGCTATAATCCTATCTGACTTCTAAAAGCTCCAATTTGTTATACCTACAGAAATTTCCTTGAAGACTTAGGCCTTTTAACTTGAATCAATCTAGAAATGTGTAATAACTATAGACAGTGCTTTTTTACCTACTTACAACTGAGTTTCACATGGGCTAAACAGCAAAGTACATATACATTTaatgggaaagggaaaaaaaagaaaacatggcagAAAATAGCCATCTTTGCTTCcaaatctgatttttatttccattttgattaCTGATACTGTCATTTCTGGATACTGAAACTGTCACTGCCatcaaatttcagttttcatttatttttcttctttcattatgCCTGATATTCTGGCACCCAAGCTCTTTTTTGTCAAGAACTCTTTTCTTGCCCTCTCTAAATCCTTTCTTTTGTAGCTGTTTTCCACCCACTCTCTCGAAACCTTTGACATTATCCTGATTTATCCATCTCAAAATTTTATCctcattttcatataaataattttaagaactGACTAGTAATATGCTGCCACTCTTATCAATGCTGTAATTTCTATAGTTAGAAAAAAACCTGAACACTCACTGCATACCATAAGcaaaaattcactcaaaatgaatcacagaccACAGCATGAGCattaaaactattaataaatataaaagaaaaaatggtagacttcatcaaaactaaaaactAATTAATGCCCTTCAAAAAACacagttaagaaaacaaaaacaaaagtcataGACTGGGAGGAACTAATAAAGGGCTTCTCTCCAAAATATATAGAACCgctaaaactcaataataaaaagataaaaacaatttagtttttaaaatgggaGAAAGACTAGAATagacatttcacaaaataaaatgtatcaatggctagagaatcccatggacagaggagtctggctggctgcactccatagggtcacacagagtgggacatgactgaagcaactcaacaTGCGCCGTCGAATTTACAATGAAGTGAATTTACATTTCAATGTAgtgaaaaatacaaacccaagAGAGTATATATTAATACTTAAGATCCAAGTTACTCTGTATCTGAGATGAGAGATACAAGGATTAGAGAGATTGGGCTAGAAGTAAGAGACAgttcaataaaaatgaagtttaagATTGAACAGTGGATAAGATTTTGATAAATGGATCACTGCACAATCAAAGGCAAAGATGCCAAGAATTTCATACACATGACAGGGGCGATAAGAACAGTACAACTGTTACTATTTAAAGCTGGAATAATAATCACAACATGATGAAGGGAAGAGGGAGActgaaaatatatacattgtaaaatgtataaaatatacatcacTCCTAGTGAGAGTAAATAGGTATTATCTAAAATCAAGGATGAAGACtaagaaaattatgaatataaaatcaaacacaagaaagaaaaaaaataaacttctcaaATGCTCAGGAAGATATATATCACAACAAAGATcctacagcaaaaaaaaaaaaaaaaaaatcctacagcaAAAGATAAAAGACGAGGCAGAATTTAAAACAGTAGGGAAtgccctagcagtccagtggttaggactctgtgctttcact encodes:
- the LOC110123646 gene encoding zinc finger protein 260 isoform X3, which translates into the protein MIRMLESLRPESDLLQHDQIHTGEKLYECNECGKTFSLKQNLTEHKKMHTAEKSHECTECGKVFSRVSSLTLHLRSHTGKKYQCNKCGKAFSQKGNLLTHQKHHTGEKPYECGKASIQMSSLIKHQRNHIGNKPYACKECGKAFSGKSYLSEHEKIHTGEKPFECNQCGRAFSQKQYLVKHQNIHSGKKPFKCNECGKAFSQKENLIIHQRIHTGEKPYECKGCGKAFIQKSSLIRHQRSHTGEKPYICKECGKAFSGKSNLTEHEKIHIGEKPYKCNECGTIFRQKQYLIKHHNIHTGEKPYECNKCGKAFSRITSLIVHVRIHTGDKPYECKICGKAFCQSSSLTVHMRSHTGEKPYGCNECGKAFSQFSTLALHMRIHTGEKPYQCNECGKAFSQKSHHIRHQRIHTH